A DNA window from Calliphora vicina chromosome 1, idCalVici1.1, whole genome shotgun sequence contains the following coding sequences:
- the LOC135950038 gene encoding uncharacterized protein LOC135950038 yields the protein MSEMLNIAEEPISDEDVVKRDYHSYVPYIQSFKNNDEIRITIQNQDLYILPSESYLYIEGNLKTAKGENAPNAKLRNNCVGHMFDEIRYEINGIEIDRTRYLGISTEAKNYISLNSFESNMMSNAGWSTEGDIPRSSFNFCVPLNRLLGFAEDFNKVICNSKHDLILLRSSKDTNACYSTDANEEISVSITSIVWKVQHIHLSDYKKIQFMKTIKDGKSLPIAFRSWDCYYNPTFPGGMKRSWNVKLSTNRERPRFVIFLFVKDNKFVHSDLSNIKVHLNSDTYPYDDLNLKFDENRYAILYEMYAKFQQNYYMKEPQPLLSFTEFKNNPIAIIDISNQNESIKGGPIDLKIQFETRTSIPKNTSAYCLIIHDRLIEYSPLTGIVRKIV from the coding sequence atgtctgAAATGTTAAATATTGCTGAGGAACCAATATCCGATGAGGATGTTGTTAAACGAGATTATCATAGCTATGTACCCTATATACagtcttttaaaaataatgatgaaattagaataacaattcaaaatcaagatttatatattttaccttCTGAAAGCTACTTATATATAGagggaaatttaaaaacagCGAAAGGTGAAAATGCTCCTAACGCTAAACTAAGGAATAACTGCGTAGGACATATGTTTGACGAAATACGTTATGAGATTAATGGTATAGAAATTGATCGAACGCGGTATCTTGGTATATCAACCGAAGCTAAAAATTACATTTCCCTAAATTCGTTTGAAAGCAATATGATGAGCAATGCTGGATGGAGTACTGAGGGTGATATTCCGAGGTcatcatttaatttttgtgttccACTTAACCGTTTGCTTGGATTTGCTGAGGATTTTAATAAAGTAATTTGTAACAGCAAGCATGACTTAATTCTTTTAAGAAGTTCAAAAGATACAAATGCTTGTTACTCAACTGATGCGAATGAAGAAATCAGTGTATCAATTACAAGCATTGTATGGAAAGTTCAACACATTCATTTGTCAGACTAcaagaaaattcaatttatgaAAACCATTAAAGATGGAAAATCTTTGCCGATAGCATTTCGTAGTTGGGATTGTTACTATAATCCCACATTTCCGGGCGGAATGAAGCGCAGCTGGAACGTTAAACTTTCTACAAACAGAGAAAGACCacgatttgtaatatttttatttgtaaaggataataaatttgttcattCTGATTTATCGAATATTAAAGTACACTTAAATTCGGATACTTATCCTTAcgatgatttaaatttaaagtttgatGAAAATCGTTATGCAATCCTATACGAAATGTATGCAAAGTTTCAACAAAACTATTATATGAAGGAACCGCAGCCACTCCTATCAtttacagaatttaaaaataatccaaTTGCTATAATTGATATCAGTAATCAAAATGAATCTATTAAAGGAGGACCTATTGatctaaaaattcaatttgaaacCAGGACTTCTATACCCAAGAATACATCAGCATATTGTTTAATAATCCATGATCGTTTAATTGAGTACTCACCTTTAACTGGAATTGTtcgcaaaattgtttaa